The Megalops cyprinoides isolate fMegCyp1 chromosome 19, fMegCyp1.pri, whole genome shotgun sequence genome has a window encoding:
- the LOC118794374 gene encoding uncharacterized protein LOC118794374 encodes MTSSDLVVSLQHAAFVCPSHKSFNVPFVLFNVPFVLFNVSFVLNSNACRGSSPSPCPPSPTPSVSLTEIKADTRLVLGAFLRHSLSLPEAQRPGRVGGAYKDPNKFSASTKAGQRKAKDGEDSVDEHTSTVEMKHSFKDLVKKHLKPRPSGSRHSQKDTLKTDSSLSQTQTDSADSVDEGTQPARLPGKPNIIGRIQAESMSPYSSTSEEGSEGEEEKKKKKKKKKKSPFSTLVHRLKLSKKESENKQDSHSKRPTSLSIGDRKDTVESVISPGHPPAFYEEVAETLDKIAQKHSVKRRDPSPAHLPDDKEALVQQLVQVLSMQGDAINKKIQSSPFLRSSLTRLSYPSFVKLVNSFASQSEAPVPVPASPTLSRVIMTMEVSRRVITATGTQRIRGFAERYMENFAPWVKSKGGWENIVQLDEVLECD; translated from the exons ATGACTTCCTCTGATCTTGTTGTATCATTGCAACATGCTGCTTTTGTATGTCCCTCTCATAAGAGTTTCAATGTCCCCTTTGTCCTCTTTAATGTCCCCTTTGTCCTCTTTAATGTCTCCTTTGTCCTCAACAGCAATGCCTGTCGGGGCAGTTCGCCATCCCCGTGTCCTCCGTCTCCtaccccctctgtctccctcacgGAGATCAAGGCGGATACGCGTTTGGTGCTGGGAGCTTTCCTCCGGCACAGTCTATCTCTCCCTGAAGCTCAGCGTCCAGGGAGAGTGGGGGGCGCATACAAGGACCCTAACAAGTTCAG TGCAAGTACAAAGGCAGGGCAAAGGAAGGCAAAAGATGGCGAGGACTCTGTGGATGAGCACACCAGCACAGTGGAGATGAAACACAGCTTTAAAGACCTAGTGAAGAAACATCTGAAACCCCGGCCCTCTGGGTCACGACATTCACAGAAAGACACGCTGAAGACAGACAGCAGTCTCAGCCAAACACAAACTGACTCAGCTGACTCTGTGGATGAGGGCACCCAGCCAGCCAGGCTACCTGGGAAACCCAACATCATTGGTCGCATACAA GCAGAGAGCATGTCTCCTTACTCTTCAACTTCTGAGGAAGGGAGTGAGggtgaggaggaaaaaaagaagaagaagaaaaagaagaagaagtcTCCCTTTTCCACCCTTGTCCATAGGTTAAAATTATCCAAGAAGGAGTCAGAAAATAAGCAGGACTCCCATTCCAAGAGACCCACTTCACTGTCAATTGGTGACAGGAAAGATACTGTGGAGTCAGTCATCTCACCAG GGCACCCTCCCGCGTTCTATGAAGAAGTGGCAGAGACTCTGGACAAAATAGCTCAGAAGCACAGTGTGAAGAGGCGAGACCCCTCCCCAGCCCATTTGCCTGATG ACAAAGAAGCCTTGGTGCAACAGCTGGTGCAAGTTTTATCCATGCAGGGAGATGCCATCAACAAAAAG ATCCAATCCAGTCCCTTTTTGCGATCCTCTTTGACCCGCCTCTCCTACCCTTCCTTCGTCAAGTTGGTCAATTCGTTTGCCAGTCAGAGTGAGGCCCCGGTTCCCGTCCCTGCCAGTCCTACATTGTCGCGTGTCATCATGACGATGGAGGTGTCACGACGTGTCATCACAGCCACGGGGACTCAGAGGATTCGGGGTTTTGCAGAGCGGTACATGGAAAACTTTGCCCCCTGGGTGAAGAGCAAGGGGGGATGG GAAAATATCGTCCAATTAGACGAGGTTTTGGAATGTGATTGA